The following DNA comes from Octopus bimaculoides isolate UCB-OBI-ISO-001 chromosome 8, ASM119413v2, whole genome shotgun sequence.
NNNNNNNNNNNNNNNNNNNNNNNNNNNNNNNNNNNNNNNNNNNNNNNNNNNNNNNNNNNNNNNNNNNNNNNNNNNNNNNNNNNNNNNNNNNNNNNNNNNNNNNNNNNNNNNNNNNNNNNNNNNNNNNNNNNNNNNNNNNNNNNNNNNNNNNNNNNNNNNNNNNNNNNNNNNNNNNNNNNNNNNNNNNNNNNNNNNNNNNNNNNNNNNNNNNNNNNNNNNNNNNNNNNNNNNNNNNNNNNNNNNNNNNNNNNNNNNNNNNNNNNNNNNNNNNNNNNNNNNNNNNNNNNNNNNNNNNNNNNNNNNNNNNNNNNNNNNNNNNNNNNNNNNNNNNNNNNNNNNNNNNNNNNNNNNNNNNNNNNNNNNNNNNNNNNNNNNNNNNNNNNNNNNNNNNNNNNNNNNNNNNNNNNNNNNNNNNNNNNNNNNNNNNNNNNNNNNNNNNNNNNNNNNNNNNNNNNNNNNNNNNNNNNNNNNNNNNNNNNNNNNNNNNNNNNNNNNNNNNNNNNNNNNNNNNNNNNNNNNNNNNNNNNNNNNNNNNNNNNNNNNNNNNNNNNNNNNNNNNNNNNNNNNNNNNNNNNNNNNNNNNNNNNNNNNNNNNNNNNNNNNNNNNNNNNNNNNNNNNNNNNNNNNNNNNNNNNNNNNNNNNNNNNNNNNNNNNNNNNNNNNNNNNNNNNNNNNNNNNNNNNNNNNNNNNNNNNNNNNNNNatatatatatatatatatatatacgagtgagtggacaaacgagaAAAAAAGGCACGCTTCACATTTATTATTTGCATGTATTATAGTGTAATGTATCGTTCCTATTTTTAAAACGTTACATGAGttgtgttttgatgaaaatttggcGGTTATTTCTAACTGGTCGAGAGATCATGCATAGGTTCCATCCTTGACTCGTCGTTACTTTTGCTGTTCGAAGCGATTTGAGACGGTAACCTCTGTTGTTTTGTTAAGATATCAACAAGGTAGATAACTCTAATTAACTGTATTTATACAGTTTATCAAACAACACCGGTTAGCACGTCAAGGACATATTTTAGAAAATGTGAACTCTTTGAAAGTTGTAATCTCTGTTATTACATGTCTAATTTTctacatatattgtacataaataGAAACTATTGTTTACCTGTTATTTAATggttgaatataaatattttttagttaAAATTATGTTGCCGTCGCTGAAAATCGCACGTTGTATTTTGAACTTTCAACATCATGTTGTTCACATACGGTTGTTTTCTCAATCGTGCAGACACAGTTTAATTTCGAACAAACCCAAATGTTTATTTCGTGTTACAGGCATGCCAAAATCCTCTCTAGAATTTTATCAGGCTCCTTGTCGACAATGTTGTTGGATGCTTCTCGTAAAAACAATGGCTGGACACAGTAAATGGCAGAATATACGACATATCAAAGCAGCCAAAGATAAACAGAAATCTGACTTGAGCTTTAAATTTTCGCAAAGAATTCGAATACTTATCAAAGGTAGGTGTCAATATACACGTGGTTTTTCTTTCAACGTCTGTTTTCTTTCGATTTACATTTCTCAAGTTAGATGTTTTAAATTGTCACAGGGTTGCATTCGGACACCTcgctaatacacacacgcacataaatattaGGATATgtaatggactctcctgtcgaagGCCACGTATGAGTGTTCAACATTTGCAGAACGagctgcacaaatgatttatttataatgatcaaatttatgtgctgtacattagctcactccctccatcaaatcgatgttgcctgaacaggtgcacgctGTACCATgtatcaggtgtcgaagtgatcgcagagcaatgtgaaatgaagtgtttggccCAAGTGCAACGCACCACTCGGTCTAGGAATAGaacatcctaaccactgagccatgcgctctcatcagtatatatatatatcaggctcgTGCTGTCAGTGACTACTTAGGGTaagcagttggtgacctttatgtagtaaaacacaagaAGAAATAAGCAACTTAATAGgacgatatatatttctatacatataagactgaagttatttcccttgaatatttcttttacccctcgaaactggaagattaccccGTTGATCATAGGTTTGTGGATCAGGATTAATCAGTGACGAAAAAGCATCTTATGATTCAAGGGAAATAAACCATGGTTATTAACTTGTGATGGGAGATAACTCTGGTGGACTTCAGCTTTGCATTTATTTACAACTTACATTACTTTTTCGACCAAGTGTCAAAGCTCTATtgtctctttttttcattttggcacgaaaatataaatacattctaaTTGTTAAGAATGTGACAACTTCTCTAATGTTTGTATTATGATAGACTGCACTGagtacgctctgtaaagtggtggatgttaagagcatccaaccatagagcCCATTCCAACCCTTCCTGGTGACCAGTAGCTTTGAATAAGTACTGGCTGAGACTGTCACATCACTCGTGAAAGCTGGTGGCATATCAGGGTCTGTTCATTGCATTTATGAACCTTTTAAAGGTTTTTAACTCAGTCAACAGGAAACGTCTGTGGGTTGTTGTCAGAAAGTTTGGTTGCCCATCCAATTTATGAATTTCCTCTGCTAGTTTCATACAGGTATTATGGCCAGAGTTGTTGGTGGATAGAAATCTGTTACTACCtgtgtaaaaatatttgtattatgatAGACTGCACTGAGTacaactctgtaaagtggtggaTGTTAAGGCGAGTTGGACAAAGCTGCATACTGGTTCCTGCAGGCCACCACCAAGCTCAGATCTGAAACAAATGATGATTATTCCCCGATTGTTTATTCCAGATACTCTAGGAACCATGGGTCTAACAGTTACTGTCTAGAAAACTAGAAGCCAAGATAGAGGAGGCTGGTGCAGTGTATAGTTGGCAGCTGACACATGTTGGGTTTCTGAATGCTACAACAATATCTAGACAGAGCCTCCTATGGATGAAGAAATTCTCAACCTCATCAGATAAGTGTTTGTACTCTTCGAAAGATGAAAAATAGGGTATTTCTAAACAACTGTCTCAGCCTCTATATCTTTGTCTGTTGAGTAGTCTGTTTCTCCATTCTTCAGtatgatgtaaaaaaaatggaCCATGTTCAGCAGACTCGGTGTTACCCTAAAGATATGACCTCTGAGACCATGATCAGTACCTAACTAAAGGACAAAACAAAGGGTCAACAACCAGTTGAACTCTATTCTGAAGAGGAACAACATCAACCCTTCAAATATTGAGAAGGCATTGTTTGTTATTGGTCACTGTGGCTAGCAATACCAGGAGAAATgagaaatacacataaacatatgcagaGTTACACTTGGCCtctctgataaaatatttatttgacctGTTCCTGACTGAAGATGTATAATAAAAATTGGAATATACAAAGGATCTACAAATGAAGAATAGAGTCATCAGTTGATTAAGTATATAACCATAGCAAataagtattacatatatattgtatctgtgtatgtgaaagttttaatgaaattttctggagctttttcatttttaaattgcaGAGACTGGCGAAAGTAATCCAAAGTTTAGTAATAAACTTGACAAACTTATTCAAGAGGCCAAAAAAGCTGGCGTACCAAACTCTACTATTCAGAATGCTATTGAAAGTGCTGTAAGTAgaacaatgataatgttgatggttgttgttattattattgttgtggtatAATGTCTGTTCCACCTTGCTCCAGAAGACCTAATGGTCTAAGATGTTTCAGTCTATCTagtgtaatattatttatttgaagatTGTACAAGGAGATTTCATGGAACTGTTCCTACTACATCTAGCTGTTTAAGTGACCACAGAGAGTCTCTCTATCTTGTGAGTTTGTTGATTAAACAATGGTGAGGGCAGCACcagtgatgatgacaactgtTTTTTGATgtacttcttttttataattggTTCATGAAAGGAAGATGAGttcatatcttctttcttttttgttatcacTTAGTTAGATAAGGAAGTACTGTGTCTCTGGAATTGTTGGtgggaaaatgaagaaattatgcTCAGAAACTAGGTCTGAATATTTGCAAAAAAGTAACCTCTGTTTAAGGCATCCAAGGacctggtggtggtgttaaaccaaggACAGAAATGGTCCCTGTTATagatttccacacagttttcctCTCTAGTAAGACTCCTGTTCTTGTTCCTCTATTATACTTTAGTCTCTCAGCACCTGACATAAAACCACCTTCCTCTTTGATACTCCCTCACTTAGTcatgggtttttttctctttcctttcttgttcttttatgtCTTGCAACTTACTTGATAATCTCACCAATGCTAATGTCATGAAAAAAGCACCAAGAACAtattgtaaggtggttggcattaggaaggacacagagccatagaaaacatgcaaAAACTGACAATGCAGCTTGGTGCCTATTTATATGAGTAACATCGTGTGTGCTCAgtctatttcaaataattaagaCTGATGAAATATGTTATACAGTTAAACAAGCCAAGGATAATATGTCTTCTACAGAACAATAAAAAatcttttgtctttatttatatgaAGCAAAAACAATTCTGAATATTAAATttgccattattattacaattaaaagtagggtggcaaactggcagaattgttaatatgcAAGGtgaaatgttttgcggtatttcatctatcttcacattctgacttcaaattttgccttTAAGACGGCAAGCTGACAAGccgacagaatcattagcacactgggcaaaatgcttagcagtattttatccttcacattctgagttcaaattctgttgaggtcaactttgcctttcatccttttgggatgaataagtaccagttgagtactgggattgatgtaattggcttacccacTTCCTTGAAATTGAtggctgtgtgccaaaatttaaaatcattattacaatAGTTTCCTTCTGCCTAATTTCACTCACAGTGTATGGGTCAACTTGAGGCTATAGAAACTGGCACTTATTCAAGATACATTGCATTACCTTTATTGTTACTCTAAATGTTACGTCTCACTTTACCAAGGATGTCACATGGTAGAAACACATTTGTAATGTAACTAAGACTGCATCCCAATgactactccttttctacaggaCCAGAAAATGCTTCATCCCTTCAACAATTAATACACTCTATAAAGCTCATGTGAGGTCTACAATGTATTATTGCAACCACTTCTAGTACAGTGCTGCCACCGCACTTAAAAAGAGGGCTGCCTGACTGATTGGCATAAAAAATTCTTGCACAGACTTACCAGTCTCTGagtcaagaagtactgtctcttctctctaccttttctacTGCTATAACAGTGGCTTCTAaagtgacagaattgttagtacatcagacaaatgcttcacagcatttctttTAGCTCtgtacgttttgaattcaaattccatcatggttgatttcacctttcatcttttggtgttgataaaataagtactagttgagcattgggattcATGTAACTCactgaaattgttggtcttgtgccaaaatttgaaaccgttataatAGTTTCTGTTCCTTACAACTGACTGTTTTTTTTTGCCTCACTCATCTCTCCTCTCGTCACCCTATGTTGTGTTCAATCCCCAGCACTAATCACTATGCCCAGTGCTTCCTTTCTGTAACCATGGCACTCTGGAACTCCCTTCTTGCTCATGTCTTTTTCTCTTGTGCCAACTTGCAATAGTTAAAGCTGAATATTGACAGCAGTCATCTCACTAATCTCAGAGGAAGATCcagccaaaaaacaaaaaacaaaaactttctgAAAAGTAGTGGTATATCATGCACAGACAATTACACAaacatttgaatacatatataaacactttgaAACACATGTACACTTTTAAGAATGCACATTTAATCATAATTCAAGCACATCATTCAAACCAATATAAGACAAATATTCACATcttttctctgccagttctcaTTTTGTTGTAAAAAAATCCATGTTAGAAATCAATCAAATTTTCCTCTTGCAGATTGCTTCCCAAACGGCCTCAGAAGAGTATTACTTGGAAGTAAAATGCTTTGGTCCTATTGTCCTCGTCTTGGTAATCTGTTCTCCTGCATTCATCCGAACAAAGACCGAACTGTTAACCATTTTCAGGAAAAACAAGTAAGAATATTTGCAAATAAACAATAGCAATGATTTCtcattaaaaatgttaataataatgatgttggttTCAGAATTTGGCGGAAGGCCAgggaaaacaaatttccaaatcaatcaggtacaACCCTTCAGctttatatgcatctacatattgTACCTTAGGgtcttatttatcatatatttattaataaatataaaaaatatctgaTAAAAATCAGTATTAAAtcaattttgggggattaatcgatatgcaggtattctatttcagataatacaaaaaatgacctaatgagtatatctgaaagtaaactcatggtatcagtttgcacatcacaaaataatacttaaaggatataaccaaaattaccagTAGGGTATATATTATACGTCATTAATTATCTCCTACTTTAGTTGatacttaaatttattaaatatgaaggaactacacatgtttcagtattggaagattacagtatatatacatatacacaactgtgtacatatatatataggagaattcatgaaaaaacaacagacgaagacaggtggtgtaaacaacaaatggatgtattagtacaatgcttgggaatagagaaagtctttaaggtttcaagcctacgctcttcaacagaaaggaacacagaaagaaataaggagagaaaaaaaatatgtgtagtggtcagcgatctatcatggcgaatgccggacagaagggtcacacaggagagtcaagaagaaggggagataacaaagtagtagtgatcccaaaacgaaggtgcgtgtgtgtgagagaatgctggtgatctta
Coding sequences within:
- the LOC106869964 gene encoding probable transcriptional regulatory protein PERMA_0079, translating into MVEYKYFLVKIMLPSLKIARCILNFQHHVVHIRLFSQSCRHSLISNKPKCLFRVTGMPKSSLEFYQAPCRQCCWMLLVKTMAGHSKWQNIRHIKAAKDKQKSDLSFKFSQRIRILIKETGESNPKFSNKLDKLIQEAKKAGVPNSTIQNAIESAIASQTASEEYYLEVKCFGPIVLVLVICSPAFIRTKTELLTIFRKNNVKHEPRCSEGMFEKKGVIHVTPTEGFDLANALDLAIEVNAEDVFQESEEDGSPYLKFLCEAKNITSVTSYLRKLDHDVTYSECEYLPTAVYPVNEDSMKLLMRLFEKIYSVPEVVRIFDNIAE